One window from the genome of Cyclobacterium amurskyense encodes:
- a CDS encoding malectin domain-containing carbohydrate-binding protein, translated as MKALFFSFSILILLTLSITQGHATNYYVSQKSGNDSRSLAEAQNPSTPWKSIDKINSLFNYLKPGDAILFNRGETFYGTLHISASGSASSPIKVGAYGSGAKPIITSLKTVSGWRSIGNGIYESTSSIKTNTVQVVLINGEIHEMGRYPNSDIANEGYLKIENTSGNYLLSSSELGGSPNWNGGEVVIKKNQWIIDTHQISSHSGGQVKFNGNISSYPVEKDFGFFIQNHIKTLDTFGEWYFNPTTKKINIYFGNKNPSSMKIEVSTLDNLLIKDYRDTNITIENLQFRGVNSDAIKLEGGRNIKILDSEINFSGENGILALSVVDLLIERNSFNNTYNNGMYLRYGNDNAIIRNNEIRKTALIAGRTQNQDAAGIGVFAYGENVLVQNNAIINSGFNGIQFNGNYSIVKNNYIDTFCQIKGDGGGIYTFGGVKYQGYKGRKIEGNIVVNSIGSKGGIPDKGVNYRPLAEGIFLDDHSNNIEITGNTIGNTENSGLKMSNVNNIIVTNNTFYNSNSSITLGNNVIGEDTRTVKIYDNQFFVKNSNQKSYLVTSHKDDVKIMAEFDKNYFFRPLGDEFSIQSQYVRNGEKVAAIDNLEQWTAKFGKDKNSVSNTIDISTYTINKKIGSSLYTNSSFDQNVSGVYCSNCKQQWESNSKTNGGALKVSGSGSNAVKINLGQLKKDKTYLLKFNALSNKVGNIQTYLRYTGTPWEKLSAMSTFEIKTSLNGFEVLVSPYADANEVSLLITSTEDNFTYWMDDLEFVEVEASFINPEEEIVFEYNPTKSSKTIALSGEYVNAKLEKFSGQVTIPAYGSVVLIRVAKGAEIEEKPDLIKTPEIQLVIKEDITQLTEGDKVTLSSEITNLDNNIEKVDFYCGLKLVGSCEELPYQAVIEEIPAGGNYVWASVTDKEGNVSTSSEIEFTAKNKVVEVIESKPVENVANEILEGTYYHIDYGSKAISFENQQFEPINRAFVKSTGFNISTKTSGSDEVLFQTEMFNKNLKFEIPLEKGTYTIKTYHNEMYFGNDGKYERAGLRVFDISIEGNVVKKDFDIFLENKNQETTLTFNTIEVTDGILDLELTASSNKSLISGIAIVPVAVKAPVIVETPMESIKQSEGNEIHLNTTANDAITFQNNDHLSASEFIASSNSKTSTNTNASNDKIFQSERYASTLNFKVPLENGTYTVKTYHNELYFGKGGSAARAGRRVFDILLEGNVVMDNFDIYSYNNNQQSILTFEGIEVVDGVLDLKLVASANNASISGISIIEEVIQIPGSEHLFFLNAGGKSDATLNGITYLAETNTERFYNDGTNSYENSKIAVDELFQSERSEKNLTYTIPVPNGTYTVFTMHHELWFGHAGSAAQAGKRVYDISLQGKVLKSDFDLFVENNNAPTLLSFENIEVTDGKLVLELNATVNNASISGIAIIGSAAKGGNIAANLRTSQNSFNRGYKEMYSRGYKEMDVYTETVAKDEIRIFPNPAKERATLEINAEIGRGRVLIHNMNGQLVSHFDLASIKTENNQFNIPLNNLTQGMYLVSISNEQTVINKQRLIVNP; from the coding sequence ATGAAAGCGTTATTTTTCTCCTTTTCCATTCTAATTCTTTTGACATTGTCCATTACCCAAGGACATGCTACTAATTATTATGTATCCCAGAAATCTGGAAATGACTCAAGGTCTTTAGCGGAAGCTCAAAACCCTAGTACTCCATGGAAATCTATTGATAAAATCAATTCCCTATTCAATTACCTTAAGCCAGGAGATGCCATTTTATTCAATAGAGGAGAAACTTTTTATGGTACACTACATATAAGCGCTTCAGGTTCTGCTAGCTCTCCTATCAAAGTAGGGGCTTACGGTTCAGGAGCCAAGCCTATAATTACTTCTTTGAAAACTGTGAGTGGCTGGAGATCTATAGGCAATGGAATTTATGAAAGCACCTCCTCCATCAAGACCAATACAGTTCAGGTGGTTTTGATCAATGGAGAAATTCATGAAATGGGAAGATACCCAAACAGTGATATTGCTAATGAAGGGTATTTAAAAATTGAAAACACAAGTGGCAACTACCTCCTTTCAAGTAGCGAATTAGGCGGATCACCTAACTGGAATGGTGGAGAGGTAGTCATCAAAAAGAACCAATGGATAATTGATACCCATCAAATCTCTTCCCATAGCGGAGGTCAAGTCAAATTCAACGGAAACATAAGTTCCTATCCTGTAGAAAAAGACTTTGGCTTTTTCATTCAAAACCACATCAAAACGCTTGATACCTTTGGAGAATGGTATTTCAACCCTACTACTAAAAAAATTAACATCTACTTCGGTAACAAAAACCCTTCCTCTATGAAAATAGAGGTTAGTACACTAGATAACTTGTTGATCAAAGACTATAGAGACACTAACATTACCATTGAAAACTTACAGTTTAGGGGTGTCAACTCAGATGCTATCAAACTAGAAGGAGGAAGAAACATTAAGATTCTTGATTCTGAAATCAACTTCTCTGGAGAGAACGGTATATTAGCTTTAAGTGTAGTGGATTTGTTAATCGAAAGAAACAGTTTCAATAACACCTATAACAATGGCATGTATTTAAGGTATGGCAATGACAACGCCATCATCAGAAACAATGAAATAAGAAAAACGGCTTTGATCGCCGGAAGAACCCAAAACCAAGATGCTGCAGGAATCGGTGTTTTTGCTTATGGAGAGAACGTATTGGTTCAAAACAACGCCATCATCAATTCAGGATTCAACGGTATACAGTTTAATGGTAACTATTCTATCGTTAAAAACAATTACATAGACACCTTCTGCCAAATCAAAGGCGATGGTGGTGGAATTTATACCTTTGGGGGTGTTAAATACCAAGGTTATAAAGGAAGAAAAATTGAAGGTAACATCGTGGTTAACAGTATCGGAAGTAAAGGTGGTATTCCTGACAAAGGGGTTAACTACAGACCATTGGCAGAGGGGATCTTCCTTGACGATCACTCAAACAACATAGAAATAACTGGAAACACCATCGGCAACACTGAAAACTCAGGTTTGAAAATGTCGAATGTGAATAATATTATTGTTACAAACAATACTTTTTACAACTCCAATTCTTCCATTACACTGGGGAACAACGTCATAGGAGAAGACACAAGAACTGTAAAAATTTATGACAACCAATTCTTTGTGAAAAACTCTAACCAAAAATCTTACTTGGTCACCTCTCATAAAGACGATGTCAAAATAATGGCTGAATTCGATAAAAATTATTTTTTCAGACCTCTTGGAGATGAGTTTAGCATACAGAGTCAATATGTAAGAAATGGGGAAAAAGTAGCTGCCATAGACAACCTGGAACAATGGACTGCCAAGTTCGGTAAAGACAAAAACTCTGTAAGTAACACAATTGATATTTCTACCTATACTATTAATAAGAAAATCGGTTCTAGCCTCTATACCAACTCTTCTTTCGATCAAAATGTGAGTGGGGTTTACTGTAGTAATTGCAAACAACAGTGGGAGTCAAATAGTAAGACAAATGGTGGAGCACTTAAAGTTAGCGGTTCTGGATCTAACGCAGTTAAGATCAATCTTGGTCAATTAAAGAAAGACAAAACATACTTATTAAAATTCAATGCTTTGTCTAACAAAGTAGGAAACATTCAGACCTACCTTAGATATACCGGCACGCCTTGGGAGAAATTATCAGCAATGTCTACTTTCGAAATAAAAACAAGCCTAAATGGATTTGAAGTACTCGTTTCTCCCTATGCAGATGCGAATGAGGTATCTCTTTTGATCACTTCTACTGAGGACAACTTCACCTATTGGATGGATGATTTGGAGTTTGTTGAAGTTGAAGCTTCATTTATTAACCCTGAAGAAGAAATCGTATTTGAATACAACCCTACAAAAAGTAGCAAAACTATTGCCTTGTCTGGTGAGTATGTAAATGCCAAGTTGGAGAAATTCTCCGGACAGGTTACTATTCCTGCTTATGGTTCTGTGGTGTTGATCCGTGTGGCTAAAGGAGCTGAGATAGAAGAAAAACCTGATCTCATCAAAACACCTGAAATTCAATTGGTTATCAAAGAAGACATCACTCAGCTCACCGAAGGTGATAAAGTAACATTGAGCAGTGAGATAACAAATCTGGACAACAACATCGAAAAAGTAGATTTCTATTGTGGTTTGAAATTGGTAGGTTCTTGTGAAGAACTACCTTACCAGGCTGTTATTGAAGAAATTCCTGCTGGTGGAAACTATGTGTGGGCTTCTGTCACTGACAAAGAAGGAAATGTAAGTACTTCTTCTGAAATAGAGTTTACTGCTAAAAACAAAGTGGTAGAAGTTATCGAAAGCAAACCTGTTGAAAATGTAGCTAATGAAATATTGGAAGGAACTTATTACCATATAGATTATGGTTCTAAAGCTATTAGTTTCGAAAATCAACAATTTGAACCAATTAATAGAGCGTTTGTAAAATCTACTGGTTTCAACATTTCCACCAAAACATCTGGTAGTGATGAAGTTCTTTTTCAGACTGAAATGTTCAACAAAAACCTCAAGTTTGAAATCCCTTTAGAAAAAGGCACTTACACCATCAAAACATATCACAACGAAATGTATTTTGGAAACGATGGTAAATATGAAAGAGCTGGACTAAGGGTATTTGATATCTCAATCGAAGGAAATGTGGTTAAAAAAGACTTTGATATTTTCCTTGAAAACAAAAATCAGGAAACTACTCTTACTTTTAACACCATCGAGGTAACTGACGGAATACTTGACCTGGAGCTTACTGCTTCTTCAAACAAAAGCCTGATCTCTGGAATCGCTATTGTGCCAGTAGCAGTTAAAGCACCAGTTATAGTTGAAACTCCGATGGAGTCAATTAAGCAGTCAGAAGGAAATGAAATACACCTTAATACAACCGCAAATGATGCCATTACTTTTCAAAACAATGATCACCTATCAGCAAGTGAATTCATTGCTTCATCTAACTCCAAAACATCTACAAACACTAACGCGAGTAATGACAAGATTTTCCAGTCTGAAAGATACGCTTCTACTTTGAATTTCAAAGTCCCTTTAGAAAATGGAACCTATACTGTAAAAACTTACCACAATGAGTTGTACTTCGGAAAAGGTGGATCTGCTGCTAGAGCAGGAAGAAGGGTGTTTGACATCCTATTAGAAGGCAATGTGGTCATGGATAATTTTGACATCTATTCTTACAACAACAACCAACAGAGCATCCTTACTTTCGAAGGTATTGAGGTAGTAGATGGGGTATTAGACTTAAAATTGGTCGCTAGCGCCAACAATGCCTCTATCTCCGGAATATCTATTATCGAAGAAGTTATACAGATACCTGGATCAGAACATCTTTTCTTTTTAAATGCTGGCGGAAAATCAGATGCCACATTGAATGGAATCACTTACTTGGCAGAAACCAATACTGAAAGGTTTTACAATGACGGAACCAACAGCTATGAAAACAGTAAGATCGCTGTAGATGAACTTTTCCAATCAGAAAGAAGCGAAAAAAACTTAACCTACACCATCCCTGTACCGAATGGAACTTACACCGTATTCACCATGCACCATGAATTGTGGTTTGGACATGCCGGTAGTGCTGCTCAAGCTGGAAAAAGAGTTTATGACATCTCTCTTCAGGGCAAGGTATTAAAAAGTGATTTTGACCTTTTTGTAGAAAACAACAATGCTCCCACCTTGCTTTCTTTTGAAAACATCGAAGTGACTGATGGTAAACTGGTATTGGAGTTGAACGCTACAGTGAACAATGCAAGCATCTCTGGCATTGCCATCATAGGAAGCGCTGCCAAAGGAGGTAACATCGCCGCTAACCTAAGAACATCTCAAAACTCCTTCAACAGAGGATACAAAGAAATGTACAGCAGGGGTTACAAGGAAATGGATGTGTACACTGAAACAGTTGCAAAAGACGAGATTCGTATCTTCCCTAACCCAGCCAAAGAAAGAGCTACTTTAGAAATCAATGCTGAAATTGGAAGAGGAAGGGTGCTTATCCACAACATGAACGGTCAGCTGGTTAGCCATTTTGACTTGGCCAGCATCAAAACTGAAAACAACCAGTTCAATATCCCACTAAACAACCTTACTCAAGGCATGTACCTTGTAAGCATTAGCAACGAACAAACTGTGATCAACAAACAAAGGTTGATCGTCAATCCATAA